One genomic segment of bacterium includes these proteins:
- a CDS encoding FtsQ-type POTRA domain-containing protein, protein MPRLREGDAAPAARHEPSRAATGGAVPAGGRGSASERVLRFLAAIAFLCGVVSFAGSSVFDIRSISVSGNRAVPAPEVLVGAGVRRGTSLFTVNAGRIRDRLLQDPRIAAVSVAVAFPDRVHITVRERAAAAALRVPGGYVLLGSDGVAIVPSETPGRLPALTVDRLDPAVVQAGIVVPSPHARFGADIAGSLPEDLRPDVAALRVDEAGEVILYTRDGIAVRAGAPDGIRDRLARVADVLAAIRSRGLRVEYVDIRFPGSVIVKPIGGPAGPAGRPG, encoded by the coding sequence ATGCCGCGTCTGCGGGAGGGAGACGCCGCGCCGGCCGCCCGGCACGAGCCGAGCCGCGCCGCCACCGGGGGCGCCGTCCCGGCGGGCGGCCGCGGGTCTGCCAGCGAGCGGGTGCTGCGTTTCCTCGCGGCGATCGCCTTTCTCTGCGGCGTGGTGTCCTTCGCGGGGTCGAGCGTATTCGACATCCGGTCGATCAGCGTCTCCGGGAACCGCGCCGTCCCGGCGCCGGAAGTCCTCGTCGGGGCCGGCGTCCGGAGGGGGACCAGCCTCTTTACCGTCAACGCCGGCCGGATTCGCGACCGGCTGCTGCAGGACCCGAGAATCGCCGCGGTCTCAGTCGCCGTCGCCTTTCCCGACCGCGTCCACATCACCGTGCGCGAGCGGGCGGCCGCGGCCGCCCTGCGCGTGCCGGGAGGCTATGTTCTTCTCGGCTCAGACGGCGTCGCCATCGTGCCGTCAGAAACCCCCGGGCGGCTCCCCGCGCTGACGGTTGATCGGCTCGACCCCGCGGTGGTGCAGGCAGGGATCGTGGTTCCCTCGCCGCACGCCCGGTTCGGGGCGGACATCGCCGGCTCGCTTCCCGAGGATCTCCGACCGGATGTGGCGGCCCTCCGGGTGGACGAGGCGGGCGAGGTGATTCTCTATACCCGGGACGGTATCGCGGTCCGCGCCGGCGCGCCGGACGGCATTCGTGATCGCCTCGCCCGTGTGGCCGACGTGCTGGCCGCGATACGGTCGCGCGGCCTACGGGTCGAGTACGTGGACATCCGGTTCCCCGGCAGCGTGATCGTGAAGCCCATCGGCGGCCCGGCAGGACCGGCCGGAAGGCCCGGGTAG
- the murB gene encoding UDP-N-acetylmuramate dehydrogenase produces the protein MAKVELAPVAAALERLCPGAVRRNEPLAKHVSFRIGGPADILVLPRTLASLDAAVAWLYEQGVPFLVLGRGSNVLIADRGVRGVVLKTGRGQEGVTYDGPRVHAECGVSVPHLSRRTAERGLAGLEFAAGIPGSVGGAVVMNAGAHGCAIADVLRSARVRTPRGLVSWTGADLALRYRHSLLQDQPGVVLDCDLMLYPAPAAETVARLEEWLRTRAESQPLGPPSSGCIFRNPDGDYAGRLIEASGTKGLRVGGAVVSDRHANYILNTGGATARDVLALIGKVQGRVHDHAGTDLATEIKMFGDFEEA, from the coding sequence GTGGCTAAAGTCGAGCTCGCGCCGGTGGCCGCGGCGCTGGAGCGTCTCTGCCCGGGGGCCGTTCGCCGGAACGAGCCGCTCGCGAAGCACGTCTCCTTCCGGATCGGCGGCCCGGCCGACATTCTCGTGCTCCCGCGAACCCTCGCGTCGCTCGACGCCGCCGTCGCCTGGCTCTATGAACAGGGTGTGCCGTTCCTCGTGCTGGGCCGGGGCAGCAACGTGCTGATCGCCGACCGCGGCGTCCGCGGGGTGGTGCTGAAGACCGGCCGCGGGCAGGAGGGCGTGACCTACGATGGGCCGCGCGTCCACGCGGAGTGCGGGGTGAGTGTGCCGCACCTGAGCCGGAGGACGGCGGAACGGGGTCTCGCCGGACTCGAGTTCGCGGCCGGGATTCCCGGCTCGGTGGGCGGGGCCGTGGTCATGAATGCCGGCGCGCACGGCTGCGCCATCGCCGACGTGCTTCGCTCCGCCCGTGTCCGGACCCCGCGCGGCCTCGTTTCGTGGACCGGCGCCGATCTCGCCCTGCGCTACCGCCACAGCCTATTACAAGATCAACCGGGGGTCGTCCTTGACTGTGACTTGATGCTTTACCCGGCGCCCGCCGCGGAGACCGTGGCCCGGCTCGAGGAGTGGCTCCGGACGAGGGCCGAAAGCCAGCCGCTGGGCCCTCCGAGCTCCGGCTGCATCTTCCGCAATCCCGACGGCGACTACGCCGGCCGGCTGATCGAAGCCTCCGGCACGAAAGGCCTGCGGGTCGGCGGCGCCGTGGTGAGCGACCGGCACGCCAACTACATCCTCAACACCGGCGGCGCGACCGCCCGCGACGTGCTGGCGCTGATCGGCAAGGTGCAGGGCCGGGTCCACGACCACGCCGGCACGGACCTGGCGACCGAGATCAAGATGTTCGGCGACTTCGAGGAGGCCTGA